CGGTCAGTTCGGACGCCTGGACGCGTTCGACCAGCAGGGTCGGCGCCGATGACCTCCCCCAGCATCGAACCGCAGTCCTACCGGCAGGCGCCCGCATCCGACGTGCCCGACGACGTCGAGCCTCGGCTCTACACCCCCGTACCGGGACCCAGCCGAAAGCGGCTACGCCCGCGGCAGGTCCTGCTGGCGATCCAGCTGGGGGCCGGCGCGGTCGCCGTCTGGCCCCTGGCCCTCGCACTCCAGGCTCCACAGCCGCTCCAGCTCGCCCCTCTGCTGGCCCACGTGGCCGGCATGTTGGCCGGCTTTGGCGTCGTCGTGCTGCTCGCGCTGATGTCCCGCGCGCCCGCGCTGGAACGGGGTGTCGGGGCCGACGTCCTCGCCCGCTGGCACGGCAAGGGCGGACGGGTGGTCGTCGGCCTGGTCCTCGTGCATGCCTGGGCCGCGGTGCTGGCCTGGCAGCAGTCGCGTCAGGAGAACGCGCTCGTCGCCCTCGGCCAGGTGCTGGGACTGCCAGGGCTGGTCGCAACCAGCCTGGGGACCCTGCTGCTGCTCAGCGTGGCGGCCGGGTCCATCCGCGCGGCCCGCCGTCGGCTCTCCTACGAGAGCTGGCACAGCCTGCACCTGATCACCTACCTCGCGGTCGCGCTGACGTTCCTGCACCAGCTCGCCGGACCCGACCTGGCCGGGCACCGCGTCATGCAGGTCGGCTGGTCGCTGCTCTACACGTTCGTGTTCGCGCTGCTGCTGCGATACCGGGTACTGGCTCCGCTGCAGCAGGCAGCCCGTCACCGCCTCCGGGTCAGG
The window above is part of the Friedmanniella luteola genome. Proteins encoded here:
- a CDS encoding ferredoxin reductase family protein, with amino-acid sequence MTSPSIEPQSYRQAPASDVPDDVEPRLYTPVPGPSRKRLRPRQVLLAIQLGAGAVAVWPLALALQAPQPLQLAPLLAHVAGMLAGFGVVVLLALMSRAPALERGVGADVLARWHGKGGRVVVGLVLVHAWAAVLAWQQSRQENALVALGQVLGLPGLVATSLGTLLLLSVAAGSIRAARRRLSYESWHSLHLITYLAVALTFLHQLAGPDLAGHRVMQVGWSLLYTFVFALLLRYRVLAPLQQAARHRLRVRSVVAEGHGVVSIEVEGEHLDELQAEAGQFFRWRFLTPDTWLTAHPFSLSAPPTKDRLRLTVKALGTGSAQLQSVAVGTWVVAEGPYGAMTAARRTQRHVLLIAGGVGITPMRALFETLPLAAGQDLTLLYRARTLDDVPFRGELEAIARDRGARVRYLLGIDPDCLTAGGLLAEIPDLTDRDVYLCGSLRMADAVRAAVLEAGLPPERLHEERFAF